A genomic region of Stigmatopora nigra isolate UIUO_SnigA chromosome 16, RoL_Snig_1.1, whole genome shotgun sequence contains the following coding sequences:
- the terf1 gene encoding telomeric repeat-binding factor 1, giving the protein MEKQVGEELSTKTLLKDDNNIDQLTAVASKWILDFIFIGVCRRFSEQNQDAFDDAFSTYKSISQTLLLEGGCSPEKGHICDFLARVMKGKELGTHFTEDGKNVMPLMSAAKVWLHLKDVVQDESLFDDVTLHLIVQCVAVCMDNVQKTQARGALKWFEEHIQYPHKIGVKLSTIVAEMQPYDPFLSFFSFDRLLEKVQIFLDAYIAKHPSDFLLKVRVSIPIKSLLEHKRILKNNSGGPFLRSHNSPQFIASPDSASTKEGETCLSGDDRANQSGETTIRNKRRLFSNKTSLWEPESQVKAQVGIRPLRKKELNHPIVSQDRPLRLKWTTELDRKLVWGVKRHGKGRWFRILQDYDFEGRTGVMLKDRWRILEKNCKVD; this is encoded by the exons atggagaaacaaGTTGGCGAAGAGTTAAGTACTAAAACGTTGCTCAAAGACGATAATAACATCGACCAGCTCACCGCTGTTGCCTCCAAATGGATTCTTGACTTCATTTTTATCGGCGTTTGTCGTCGTTTTAGCGAGCAAAATCAAGACGCGTTCGATGACGCTTTCTCAACGTATAAAT ccaTTTCTCAAACGCTCTTACTTGAAGGAGGATGCTCACCTGAGAAAGGACACATCTGCGACTTTCTTGCCAGGGTCATGAAAGGAAAGGAATTAG GCACCCATTTTACAGAAGACGGCAAAAACGTGATGCCTTTAATGTCCGCGGCCAAAGTTTGGCTTCACCTCAAAGACGTTGTGCAGGATGAAAGCTTGTTCGACGACGTCACGCTTCACCTGATAGTGCAG TGTGTAGCCGTGTGCATGGACAACGTCCAAAAAACGCAAGCCCGCGGCGCTCTCAAGTGGTTCGAGGAACATATCCAATACCCACACAAAATAGGAGTAAAGCTCTCCACCATCGTGGCGGAAATGCAACCATATGACCCATTTCTCAGCTTCTTCAGTTTTGATCGACTTCTGGAGAaagtgcagatttttttggacgCATATATAGCCAAGCATCCGTCCGACTTTCTTCTTAAGGTACGTGTGTCCATCCCCATAAAAAGTTT GCTTGAGCATAAGCGcatcttaaaaaacaactcaGGTGGCCCATTCCTGCGCTCTCATa ACTCGCCACAGTTTATCGCATCACCAGACTCAGCCAGCACCAAGGAGGGG gAAACCTGCTTGTCAGGTGATGACAGGGCCAACCAATCAGGGGAGACCACTATAAG GAACAAACGCAGacttttttccaataaaaccAGCTTGTGGGAGCCCGAATCTCAGGTGAAGGCTCAAGTGGGCATTAGACCACTGAGAAAGAAGG AGCTAAACCATCCCATTGTCAGTCAAGACAGACCTCTTCGCTTG aaatgGACGACTGAGCTGGACAGAAAACTGGTGTGGGGCGTCAAGCGTCACGGTAAAGGCAGGTGGTTTAGAATCCTGCAGGATTATGACTTTGAGGGCCGCACTGGTGTCATGCTCAAGGACCGCTGGAGGattctggaaaaaaactgtaaagtTGACTAA
- the sbspon gene encoding somatomedin-B and thrombospondin type-1 domain-containing protein isoform X2, which translates to MEILRLLLILGTVAERHLVWAGCLGKCCEARDLTCASVDWRMDRVHGTCYCDRGCAATRDCCFDYFSHCPARACSVNAWSLWSGCAESCRPSWRARVRRVSERPANGGDPCPPLEERAGCMDYRDRRGSPCRLEAGPAFVTSMEFGKSRPKTDIRGSPLNDGFCVEFTLESRSPECAAERRPHAHWMRYFAEGFTVCVACQPPAMRNHSGGCQGDGREADRDMVLQWQAVGNPRCSGTWRRIRKTPECNCPPQHSFVFI; encoded by the exons ATGGAGATATTGCGGCTTTTGCTAATTTTGGGCACGGTGGCTGAGCGCCATCTCGTTTGGGCGGGTTGTTTGGGCAAATGCTGCGAGGCCCGTGACCTGACCTGCGCCTCCGTGGACTGGAGGATGGACCGAGTCCACGGGACGTGCTACTGCGATCGTGGTTGCGCCGCTACGCGGGATTGCTGCTTTGACTACTTCTCGCATTGCCCAG CTCGAGCGTGTTCCGTGAACGCTTGGAGCTTATGGAGCGGCTGTGCAGAATCATGCCGTCCCTCCTGGAGGGCGCGGGTTCGACGCGTTAGCGAGCGACCCGCTAACGGGGGCGACCCGTGCCCGCCCCTGGAAGAGCGGGCCGGCTGCATGGACTACAGAGACCGCCGAGGAAGCCCATGCAGACTGGAAGCGG GACCTGCGTTTGTTACTAGCATGGAGTTTGGGAAGAGCAGACCAAAGACGGACATACGCGGGAGCCCTTTAAATGACGG GTTTTGCGTGGAATTCACATTGGAGTCCCGCTCGCCTGAATGCGCGGCGGAGAGGCGGCCGCACGCCCATTGGATGCGCTACTTCGCCGAAGGCTTCACGGTGTGCGTGGCCTGCCAGCCGCCCGCCATGCGGAACCATAGTGGCGGTTGTCAAGGAGACGGAAGAGAAGCGGATAG GGACATGGTGCTCCAATGGCAGGCAGTCGGGAATCCTCGATGTAGCGGCACGTGGAGGCGGATCCGCAAGACGCCAGAGTGCAACTGCCCGCCCCAGCACAGCTTTGTATTCATCTGA
- the sbspon gene encoding somatomedin-B and thrombospondin type-1 domain-containing protein isoform X1, with amino-acid sequence MEILRLLLILGTVAERHLVWAGCLGKCCEARDLTCASVDWRMDRVHGTCYCDRGCAATRDCCFDYFSHCPARACSVNAWSLWSGCAESCRPSWRARVRRVSERPANGGDPCPPLEERAGCMDYRDRRGSPCRLEAGPAFVTSMEFGKSRPKTDIRGSPLNDGFCVEFTLESRSPECAAERRPHAHWMRYFAEGFTVCVACQPPAMRNHSGGCQGDGREADRQSGILDVAARGGGSARRQSATARPSTALYSSDGGPLELFQWHN; translated from the exons ATGGAGATATTGCGGCTTTTGCTAATTTTGGGCACGGTGGCTGAGCGCCATCTCGTTTGGGCGGGTTGTTTGGGCAAATGCTGCGAGGCCCGTGACCTGACCTGCGCCTCCGTGGACTGGAGGATGGACCGAGTCCACGGGACGTGCTACTGCGATCGTGGTTGCGCCGCTACGCGGGATTGCTGCTTTGACTACTTCTCGCATTGCCCAG CTCGAGCGTGTTCCGTGAACGCTTGGAGCTTATGGAGCGGCTGTGCAGAATCATGCCGTCCCTCCTGGAGGGCGCGGGTTCGACGCGTTAGCGAGCGACCCGCTAACGGGGGCGACCCGTGCCCGCCCCTGGAAGAGCGGGCCGGCTGCATGGACTACAGAGACCGCCGAGGAAGCCCATGCAGACTGGAAGCGG GACCTGCGTTTGTTACTAGCATGGAGTTTGGGAAGAGCAGACCAAAGACGGACATACGCGGGAGCCCTTTAAATGACGG GTTTTGCGTGGAATTCACATTGGAGTCCCGCTCGCCTGAATGCGCGGCGGAGAGGCGGCCGCACGCCCATTGGATGCGCTACTTCGCCGAAGGCTTCACGGTGTGCGTGGCCTGCCAGCCGCCCGCCATGCGGAACCATAGTGGCGGTTGTCAAGGAGACGGAAGAGAAGCGGATAG GCAGTCGGGAATCCTCGATGTAGCGGCACGTGGAGGCGGATCCGCAAGACGCCAGAGTGCAACTGCCCGCCCCAGCACAGCTTTGTATTCATCTGATGGAGGACCACTTGAACTCTTTCAATGGCACAATTGA